In the Ornithinimicrobium pratense genome, GCGTCCTGGTCGAACGGTAGGTAGCCGACCTCATCGACGATGATCAGCCCGTAGCGGCGCAGCCGGGTCAGCTCAACGGCGAGCCGTCCGCGGTCGTGGGCCTCGGTCAGTCGGGTGACCCAGTCGGTGGCGGTGGCGAACAGGACCCGGTGGCCTTGCCGGGCGGCCGCGACGCCGAGGGCGGTGGCCAGGTGGGTCTTGCCGGTGCCCGGTGGCCCGAGCAGGACGACGTTGCGGTGCTCGGCCAGGTACGCCCCGGAGGCCAGGGCCTGGATCGGGGTGCGCGCACCGGGTTGGTGGTCGAAGTCGAAGTCCTCGATCGTCTTGGCCGCGGGCATGCCGGCGGCGCGGATCCGCAGCCGTGCGCCGGAGGCGTTGCGGGCGGCGACCTCACGTTCCAGGACGGCGGCCAGGTAGTCCTCATGAGTCCATCCGGCATCGCGGGCGTGGTCGGCCAGCCGGGTGGCGGACTCGGTGATCCGTGGTGCTTTCAGCGCCGCGGCCAGGTGGGTGATCTGCTTGAGGGTCTCAGTCGTGGCGGAGGTGGTCTTGCGGGTCATGGCTGGCTCACCTCGCCCAGGCCGAACGCACGGTCGTACTCGGACAGGTCCCGCACCATGCCGTCGTCGGCGGGCGCCGGTGTCGCGGGGTGTTGGTAGTCGTGCCGAAGCTTCGCGGCGGTGGCGACGTGAGCGGGGTCGGTGATGGTCATGCCGCGGGCCCACCGACGCGGGTGTTCAGCCACTAGGCGGCCACCGTGGCGGACCCGGACGACATCAAGGTCGGCAGCGACGTCGACCCGGGCACCGATGGCGCGGGGGTCCACGGAGTAGTCGTTGGTGTCGATGCGTACGTAGTAGTCCCGGCCCAGGCGGACATGGTTACGCCAGCCCAGGTGCAGCACCGCCGGCGGCAACGGCAACATTGCCTCTTTGTCCGCGCCCAGCAGGTCCACGGGACGGGCCTTGATCGTGCGCACCACCCGGGCGTTCGCGGTCAGCAGCCAGTCGGTGAACTGGGCGTTGAAGTCGCCCGGGGACTCAAAGTGGCGCCCGGGCATGAAGGAGGTCTCAAAAAAGCGGTTGCGCCGTTCCACGATGCCCTTGGACTCGGGGTCCTTCGGCGGCAGCAGCACGATCCGCGTCGCCAGCGTCCCAGCGAACACCGCCACCGGCTCGGTCACCTTCCGGCGTCCGATGCCGGGCTCGTTGTCCCAGATCAGCCGACGCGGAACACGGCCCAGCTGCTCCAGCAGCGACCAGGACCCCAGCAGCAGGTCAGGTGTCTTCCGGGTCGGGATCATCCGGGCGAGCATGAACCTGGAGTACCCGCAGGTCATCACCAGCACTGGAAGCAGGGTCCGGGAGCCGTCTTCGAGCAGGATCTTGCGCGGCGGGAACCACAGGTCGCACTGCGCCACGTCCCCGGCCGTCCACGTCAACCGGTCGGCCGGGTCGATCGGGCGGTGGTCAGCCCGGACCCGGTTGACGTTGTCCCGGAACCAGCGGATCGAGCCGCTCCACCCGACCCGTTCAGCCAGCACCGTCGCGGGCATGTCCGGGGTCTCCGCCAACAGCGCACGCACCCGCGCCTTGTACGGCGTGAACGACGTCGGCCCTGGTCTTCGTTCGTACTTCGGTGGACCCTCGGAAGCCACGGCCGCAGCGACCGTGTTCCTCGAGATGCCCAACCTCCTGGCGATCGCGGCCTTCGGCACGCCCTCGGCGGCCAGCCTCCTGATCAGCGCCCAGTCCTCCATGGTGATCACACTCCAATCGTCGAAGAGTGCTCACTTTTCGAGCGCCGTACCTGCTCAGTTTTCAAGCGCCGCCGACAACATCACGGCTGAAACCGACGCGACCAATCGCGACTCCCACCTGATGGCCACCCGACACGGAGGCGAACCCCTTCAGACGACACTCGAGTGGCAGAACACACGGCCAGGTCGACCATGCTGAGCGGAGGGAGACGCACGACTTTGGCGCTGGTTGCTCTTCCGGTCAGGATCCTGCTCATGGCATACGTTTGCGCTTCACCAGTCGTTGCTCACCTGCTCAGATGGCTACGCAAGGACACCGTCGGGCCCCGGACCGGGCACCCGCCTGACGCACTCATTGGCCGCTGACGGCGCTCGTGTCTTGCTCGTGGACGAGCATCAGGTGTGGTCCACCGCGCGCGGTGTCTGACCGCGGGGGCGGACGCGCGACGAGCCCACCGGAGAGCTCGGTGACCATCGTCGGCGATCGTGGTGCGCGTGCGCGTATCCCTCTAAGCCAGTCCGAGATGAGTGTGGGATGAGGCGTGGAGGATGGGTTGGTCGTCGGCAATGTTATCGGCTAACATTTAAGCGTGGCACCGACCAAGTCGGAGCGCACCCGCGCCCGCATCGAGCAGGTGGCCCTGGATCTGTTCGAGCAGCGTGGTTTCCACCAGACGACGGTGGCGCAGATCGCGGACGCGGCAGGAGTAGCGCAGATGACGTTCTTCCGGCACTTCGCCTCCAAGTCCGGTGTGCTCTTCGACGACCCGTACGACCCGGTCATCGCCGCTGCGGTGGCCGAGCAGCCATCGGCCCTGGATCCGCTGACCCGGACGGCTCGGGCGGTGCGCACGGCGTGGGCGGGTCTGCCTGAACCCCAGGAGTCTGTGGTTCGTCGCAAGGTGCGGATCGTCGCGCAGACACCTTCTATCGCGAGCGAGATGGCCGGCAGCAACGCGGCGACCGAGGCATCGATCGTCGAGGTGCTCAGGGAGGACGGCGTCGAGATGCTGGCCGCCCGGGCTGCGGCCGCGGCGACGATGGCGGCCGTCACGGCGGCCATCCTGGAGTGGGCTGCGCATGAGGACCTAGTGCTGGGCGAGGCGCTGCTCGTCGCGATCGAGACGCTCGAGCGCCGTGATGGGTGAGCTCGCCATCCGGGCCGAACGGCTGGTGCGGACCTTCCCCGGGGGAGTGGGTGTCCGCGGGATGGACCTGGACGTGGAGTACGGCGAGGTCCACGCTCTCGTCGGGCTCAACGGAGCGGGCAAAACCACACTCATGCGTCTGCTTCTGGGCATGCTGCGAGCCGACTCCGGCACCGTCGCGATCGGCGCGCCCTGGTCTGAAGCGGGCCACACCGTGGATGAGCCGTTCGGTTATCCAGACCTGACTACCATTGCCAACCTGACTGTCGCCGCCCGGCTGCGTGGGGTGCCACGAGCGGTTGTGGGCGAGGTCGTCGCAGGTGCCATCGCCGAGCTCGGCCTGCAGGCCTACGCTACGCGCCGAGCCCGGGCCCTGTCGCAGGGCAACCGCCAACGCCTCAACCTCGCCGCCGCGCTGCAGCACAATCCACGCGTGCTGATTCTCGATGAGCCGACCAGCGCGCTGGACCCACGCGGGGTGATCCTGCTGCGCACGGCACTGCTGCGCCGCGCGGCAGAGGGTGCAGGCGTGCTCGTCTCCAGCCACCACCTGGACGAGGTCGCACGGATCGCCGACCGGATCACGGTGATCAGTCACGGAGCCGTGATCGGCTCCCTTGACCCAGGTGGCACAGATATTGAGCGGGACTTCTTCGCGTTGGTGCTGGCCGAGGAGGAGTCAGGTCGGGAGAGGATGTCATGAGCCTGATCGCACCAGAGGTCATCACCGCTGTCGCCGTCGAGGGCCGCAAAGCCGCGTCGTCGCCGGTGCTTCTCACCACCGGCGTGCTGCTTGTCGCCGGCGTGGGGGTCCTGGCGGGGGTCATGACCGCGGCAGCTCGCGGTGGCAACGAACAGATCCGTGCTCAGCTGGCCGGTCTGGGCGACGCCGACCCGTGGCCGCAGCTCATCGGTGGGGCTTCACAGATCACCGCAGCCGCCGGGTTCCTGGCCTTCGGGGTTGCCCTGAGCTGGTTGATAGGGCGAGAGTTCACCGACCGCACTGTCGCCGGCCTCTTCGCGCTGCCGATCTCGCGCACGCACATCGCCCTTGGGAAGTTAGCGGTGTTCGCCGGCGCGACGTTCCCAGTCGCGCTGCTCCTCACCGCGGTCGTCTTCCTTGTCGGTCTGGTGTCCGGGCTGGGCGCCCCCGATCCTGCTGCGTGGAACGGGCTTGCGCGGCTGTTCATCCTCACCGTGCTCACCGGGTTCCTGGTCTGGCCCGCAGCATGGGTCGCCACGCTCGGGCGGGGGTTGCTGCCCGGAATCGCCGCGACCGTGGTGCTGATTGTGATCGCCCAGGTCTTTGCGGTCATGGGCACAGGGGCGTGGTTCCCCATCGTGGCGCCCGCACTATGGGCAGTCGCCCCCGAACAGGTAAGCGCGCGCCAGCTCACACTCGTCGCCCTCGTACCGGCCCTGTCGGCAGCCCTCACGGTCCGAGCGTGGTCCCGCCTGCAACTGGACCGCTAGGCAACACGCCGGGCCAAGTGCAAGCGTTCCCCCTATGGGGGTCATGCTCGAGCTAAGCCAGGTGGACCTGGCTGACTTCGCGGAGCGATTGTGCCATGACGCCGCGGCACAACGGCTCGCGCGAGCCATTCAGGGTCAGGAGCCTTCCGGCGGCTCAAGGACGAGCTGTACGAGGGGTTCCCCGAACTCCTGCCGGTCTGGAAGGCTTTCCGGGAAGTTCGCGCCAACAGGCGAGCCGTCGAATGGCTCGCGGATGAGGGCCTCATCGCCCAGGACGCCGCCGACCAGTATCGACAGGGCCACCCCAACCCCGACCTGCCCTGCCCAGGACCTGAGTCAGCGCCCTTCGGGACACGTACTCAACTCGCCCCATCAGGCGCGGAACGGAGGCCACTGCCGTGGAGCTCACCGATGAACGGTCAGTGGGCCTTCCTCTTCCGTGGGTGGCTGGAAGTGATTGAAGTAGTGGGCCGCGACGTCGGGTTCTAAGGGGAAGTCGTCTCCGTGGGTAAGCACTCTCGCTCGTATGCGATCCATGCAGGTCTCTTTGTCGGTCGCCATGTAGATGGTCTCCGCAGTGATGCCGTACCGAGCCACAAGTCGACGCCAGTCGTCGCGCATTGCACGGGACCAGAAGGAGAAGTCAAGGACGACGTCGCGGCCCTGGTCAAGGAGCCGGATCAAGTGTTGGCGCAGGTGCGCGTCAAGCTCGTTGTCCGCGTCGTGGGGCAACGGCATCGCCCGTAGTCCGCGATTCCAGGCTTCCTGGTCGTAGGAGAGTCGCGTCATGCCGCCAGCAGCCTCGAGCCGGCGGGCAACAGTTGACTTTCCCGACCCGGCGGGGCCGCACATGAGGACGACTCGAGGCATGGCCTGACCCTAGGGCGATCAGCAGCCTGAACGCACTGTCTTTGCTGCTGTCCAGGATGGGTCTGAGAGCTTCACGATGCGCAGACGATGGGGAGGAGATCGGTGTAGGCCTGGCGTAGTGCAGCGCCCATGTCCGGCCCGCCGTGTCCTTCGTGCTCGACGATCACCAGTTGACTGCCGGGCCATTGGCGGTGCAGCCGCCTGGCTGTGCCCACCGGGCCGCTGATGTCCAGGCGTCCATGAATGAGCACTGCGGGCAGGTGGCAGATTCGGTGGATGTTGTCCAGGATGCCTTGCTCCCCGAGGAAGGCGTTGTTGGCCCAGGAGTAGGCCACCTGGAGGGCATAGACCTCACGAAACTGAGGGTCCCGTGACGCGAGGTCGGGAGCGACTCGATGGGGGATGGACATATGTGCGTCCTCCCATGTGCACCACGCCATGGCCGCCGCGTCGCGAACCCTTGGGTTGGGGTCAGTGAGCCGTTCCACATAGGCGTCGAGCAGCCGTTGTCCGGGTGCTCGACCTGAAGCGGCTTCGTAGGCTTCCCAGGCCTCAGGAAACACCCTCTCTACGGATTCGCTGATCCATTCGACGTATCCCCGGCTGCCATCGGTGACCGCGGTCAGAACGAATCCGGTGACCCGTTCTGGATGGGCCTGCCCATAGGCCATCGCCAGGGTTGTGCCCCATGAACCGCCAGCCACCAGCCAGCGCTCGATGCCCAGGTGTTGGCGCAGTTCTTCCAGGTCGGCGATCAAGGCGGGCGTCTGCAGAGTGCTCAGATCGAAGCCGGGCTCGTTCGCCAGGGGTCGGCTGCGTCCGCAGGCCCGCTGATCCAGGCCGACGATGAGCCAGCTCTTGGGATCGGGGGCGCGCTTGTACCCTCCGGAGAGCAGCCCCGTGCCGGGGCCGCCGTGCAGCCACAGCAACGGCGTTCCGGCCGGGTTGCCTGTGGTCTCCCAATAAATCTGAGCTCCATCGCGGAGGGTCAGCATGCCTCGGTCAAAGGGCTCGATGGGAGTGCTCACCCCAGGAGGCTACCCATGGTGAGAGTGCACGTTTGTGCTTGATTGTGATCGGGCGGTGGATCAGTTGTTCATCCGACGGGGGTCGGCGATGTGGGCAAGGAAGAGGGGCCAGCCTGTGGTGCTGTCGGCGATGTGCACCAGGTAGGGGCGGTCGACAGTGAGTTTGAGGGGAGGCTGCGCCGTCCCAGATACGGGGAAGCCGATCTCGGTGACGGCGGCGGCGATGGTGCCTTCCTCATCGATCGCGAGAACCCCTTGCTGGGCAGCCTGGTCGATGGCCAGGTCTTCGTCGGCGATGCCGCCGAAGCCGCCGGCCAGGGCTGAGGGTGCGTGTTCGGACAGGAATGGCCTTAGGTCCAGCTTCGACGTGGCGTCGACGACGGGCATCCGCAGGATGACCAGTCGACTCTGGTCTGCGTCGAGCTGCCCCTGGAGCTGGGCGAGCAGTTCGGTGCTGGCCTGGGTCGGTGCCGTGCCCAGCGGGGGAAGGATGACGTCGGCGTGCAAGCGGCCTCCCGTGTAGGGCAGCCGCACCGCCTGCCACCCGTCGACCTCGGCGTAGATCGTGTCGCGCTCCCTACCGGTGTCCATCATGTCCAGGTCAACCACCTCACCGGTGGGCAGGGTGAACTGCTCTGGACTGGTGAGCGCCGCATAGTAGGGGTCCTGCCAGCGGGCGGCCAGCACGATGGCGTCCTGCAGCACCAGCCGCAGGCCCGGGTCCGGTTTGATAGCCGACTGCGGGACGAGTCCACCTGTGTGCTCGTTCACCCAGGAGTCCAGAACTGCCTTGCCCGCTTCGCTGCCCAGGTCGGTCGTCTCGGACGTGGCGCCGTAATGGCGGGCCAACGCGTCGACGAAGTCCTGTTTGACCACCAGGGTGTCGTCCAGCACGAGCCGGTCGGCGCGGTGCACCATCGGGGTCTCGGGGAGTTCGTCGTCCTGGACGACGGCAGGGTCACCGTCCAGGTCCTCTAGTGCGGTCATCAACGCGTTCATGGCATCGCTGCGCCCGGTGCCCGTGGCGCCAATAAGCGCCTCGAGCTCGCTCAGCGTCTGACCCTCGGCCCCTTCGGCGGCCATCGACAGGGCGACCTGCAGGCTCGCGGGTGAGGTCACGGTCGTCACCTCAGGCTGGAGATTGATGAGCTCCAGCCCCATACCGTCCGCAGCGACGACCAGATCCTCTATCGCCTTGGCCTCCTGGACGCTGACCGCGCGCCGGTCCAGCTGGGCGACCGGCAGGGTCCCCTCAGGCGATGCCTCCTCCGGCTGCGCCGTCTGCTGACCGCACGCCGGCAGCACGAGCAGTGCCGCCAGGGACAGGGGCACGGCCACGCGCGCCCACCCTGGAGTTGATCCCGTCATACCGATACGACGCGCGCCGCGCCCGATCGGTTGCCGCCCGCCCGCGGACCGTCAGGACCAAGACCGCCCCCGGCGCGAGACGACCCTGCGCACGAGGCCCTCCCCGAGGCCGGACTCCGTTGGCCGGCCATCGTCGTGACAGCGGGCCGGGCCTGAGCGGTGGGCCTCACGTCATCCACCCCGACTGATCTGAGGCGAACGCGCTGCGCCCCCGGCAGGACTCGAACCTGCAACCTACGGATTAGAAGGCCGGTGCTCTATCCATTGAGCTACGGGGGCCGGAAGGTCACAGTGTAGGTCTGCGGTCCTAGGATCGGTCAGCATGACGGACGGAGCGGGCGCGGAGCAGCCCCTGGCAGCGCTGCGCGGCCAGATCGACGAGGTCGACAGGGAGCTGGTGGAGCTGCTGGCCCGCCGCCTCCAGCTGGTCTCGCAGGTGGGGGAGATCAAGGGGCGGCACGGCCTGCCGATCTATGCCCCCGAGCGTGAGGCGACGATGATCGCCGCCAAGCGGGCCCTCGCCGAGGAGCAGGGCGTGCCTCCCGGAATGGTCGAGGACGTGCTGCGCCGGTGCATGCGCGAGGCGTACACCCACGAGAAGAGCATGGGCTTCACCACCCAAGCCCCCGACCTCGGGCCGGTCGTCGTCGTCGGCGGGGCGGGGCGGATGGGTGCTCTCTTCGGGCGCATGCTGCGCCTGTCCGGGTATGAGGTGCGCGTGGTCGAGCAGGAGCACTCGCCCCAGGAGGTGGCCGAGCTGGTCGAGGGCGTCGGG is a window encoding:
- the istB gene encoding IS21-like element helper ATPase IstB, which codes for MTRKTTSATTETLKQITHLAAALKAPRITESATRLADHARDAGWTHEDYLAAVLEREVAARNASGARLRIRAAGMPAAKTIEDFDFDHQPGARTPIQALASGAYLAEHRNVVLLGPPGTGKTHLATALGVAAARQGHRVLFATATDWVTRLTEAHDRGRLAVELTRLRRYGLIIVDEVGYLPFDQDAANLFFQLVSSRYEHASLILTSNLPFSSWAGVFGDQVVAAAMIDRIVHHADVIALKGASYRLRDRGVETLPSIKAEQESLD
- a CDS encoding AAA family ATPase; protein product: MPRVVLMCGPAGSGKSTVARRLEAAGGMTRLSYDQEAWNRGLRAMPLPHDADNELDAHLRQHLIRLLDQGRDVVLDFSFWSRAMRDDWRRLVARYGITAETIYMATDKETCMDRIRARVLTHGDDFPLEPDVAAHYFNHFQPPTEEEGPLTVHR
- the istA gene encoding IS21 family transposase, which translates into the protein MITMEDWALIRRLAAEGVPKAAIARRLGISRNTVAAAVASEGPPKYERRPGPTSFTPYKARVRALLAETPDMPATVLAERVGWSGSIRWFRDNVNRVRADHRPIDPADRLTWTAGDVAQCDLWFPPRKILLEDGSRTLLPVLVMTCGYSRFMLARMIPTRKTPDLLLGSWSLLEQLGRVPRRLIWDNEPGIGRRKVTEPVAVFAGTLATRIVLLPPKDPESKGIVERRNRFFETSFMPGRHFESPGDFNAQFTDWLLTANARVVRTIKARPVDLLGADKEAMLPLPPAVLHLGWRNHVRLGRDYYVRIDTNDYSVDPRAIGARVDVAADLDVVRVRHGGRLVAEHPRRWARGMTITDPAHVATAAKLRHDYQHPATPAPADDGMVRDLSEYDRAFGLGEVSQP
- a CDS encoding ABC transporter ATP-binding protein; translated protein: MGELAIRAERLVRTFPGGVGVRGMDLDVEYGEVHALVGLNGAGKTTLMRLLLGMLRADSGTVAIGAPWSEAGHTVDEPFGYPDLTTIANLTVAARLRGVPRAVVGEVVAGAIAELGLQAYATRRARALSQGNRQRLNLAAALQHNPRVLILDEPTSALDPRGVILLRTALLRRAAEGAGVLVSSHHLDEVARIADRITVISHGAVIGSLDPGGTDIERDFFALVLAEEESGRERMS
- a CDS encoding serpin family protein: MAVPLSLAALLVLPACGQQTAQPEEASPEGTLPVAQLDRRAVSVQEAKAIEDLVVAADGMGLELINLQPEVTTVTSPASLQVALSMAAEGAEGQTLSELEALIGATGTGRSDAMNALMTALEDLDGDPAVVQDDELPETPMVHRADRLVLDDTLVVKQDFVDALARHYGATSETTDLGSEAGKAVLDSWVNEHTGGLVPQSAIKPDPGLRLVLQDAIVLAARWQDPYYAALTSPEQFTLPTGEVVDLDMMDTGRERDTIYAEVDGWQAVRLPYTGGRLHADVILPPLGTAPTQASTELLAQLQGQLDADQSRLVILRMPVVDATSKLDLRPFLSEHAPSALAGGFGGIADEDLAIDQAAQQGVLAIDEEGTIAAAVTEIGFPVSGTAQPPLKLTVDRPYLVHIADSTTGWPLFLAHIADPRRMNN
- a CDS encoding ABC transporter permease; amino-acid sequence: MSLIAPEVITAVAVEGRKAASSPVLLTTGVLLVAGVGVLAGVMTAAARGGNEQIRAQLAGLGDADPWPQLIGGASQITAAAGFLAFGVALSWLIGREFTDRTVAGLFALPISRTHIALGKLAVFAGATFPVALLLTAVVFLVGLVSGLGAPDPAAWNGLARLFILTVLTGFLVWPAAWVATLGRGLLPGIAATVVLIVIAQVFAVMGTGAWFPIVAPALWAVAPEQVSARQLTLVALVPALSAALTVRAWSRLQLDR
- a CDS encoding TetR family transcriptional regulator is translated as MAPTKSERTRARIEQVALDLFEQRGFHQTTVAQIADAAGVAQMTFFRHFASKSGVLFDDPYDPVIAAAVAEQPSALDPLTRTARAVRTAWAGLPEPQESVVRRKVRIVAQTPSIASEMAGSNAATEASIVEVLREDGVEMLAARAAAAATMAAVTAAILEWAAHEDLVLGEALLVAIETLERRDG
- a CDS encoding alpha/beta fold hydrolase — protein: MSTPIEPFDRGMLTLRDGAQIYWETTGNPAGTPLLWLHGGPGTGLLSGGYKRAPDPKSWLIVGLDQRACGRSRPLANEPGFDLSTLQTPALIADLEELRQHLGIERWLVAGGSWGTTLAMAYGQAHPERVTGFVLTAVTDGSRGYVEWISESVERVFPEAWEAYEAASGRAPGQRLLDAYVERLTDPNPRVRDAAAMAWCTWEDAHMSIPHRVAPDLASRDPQFREVYALQVAYSWANNAFLGEQGILDNIHRICHLPAVLIHGRLDISGPVGTARRLHRQWPGSQLVIVEHEGHGGPDMGAALRQAYTDLLPIVCAS